Proteins encoded together in one Musa acuminata AAA Group cultivar baxijiao chromosome BXJ3-6, Cavendish_Baxijiao_AAA, whole genome shotgun sequence window:
- the LOC103987315 gene encoding trans-cinnamate 4-monooxygenase, with protein sequence MDLLLLEKALLGLFAAVTLAIVVSKIRGKHFKLPPGPFPVPVFGNWLQVGDDLNHRNLTALAKRFGDILLLRMGVRNLVVVSSPELAREVLHAQGVEFGSRTRNVVFDIFTGKGQDMVFTVYGDHWRKMRRIMTVPFFTNKVVQQNRQGWEEEAQQVVEDVKRDTQAATQGIVLRRRLQLMMYNNMYRIMFDYRFQGMDDPLFNKLKAANGERSRLAQSFEYNYGDFIPILRPFLRGYLRKCQDLKDSRLKLFNDHFVAEKRKKMEELGSKMELKCAIDHILDAERRGEINYDNVLYIVENINVAAIETTLWSIEWGVAELVNHPGIQRKLRQELDAVLAPGVPITEPDIPKLPYLQAVIKETLRLRMAIPLLVPHMNLHDAKLGGYDIPAESKILVNAWWLANNPANWKNPEEFRPERFLEEEAKVEANGNDFRYLPFGVGRRSCPGIILALPILCITLGRLVQNFELLPPPGTDQVDTTEKGGQFSLHILKHSTIVCKPRA encoded by the exons ATGGATCTGCTCCTGCTGGAGAAGGCCCTGTTGGGCCTCTTCGCGGCGGTGACGCTGGCCATCGTCGTCTCCAAGATCCGCGGCAAGCACTTCAAGCTGCCGCCCGGCCCCTTCCCCGTGCCGGTGTTCGGAAACTGGTTGCAGGTGGGGGACGACCTCAACCACCGCAATCTCACCGCCCTGGCCAAGCGTTTCGGCGACATCCTCCTCCTCCGCATGGGCGTGCGAAACCTGGTGGTGGTCTCCTCGCCGGAGCTCGCCCGGGAGGTGCTCCACGCGCAGGGAGTCGAGTTCGGCTCTCGCACCCGAAACGTCGTGTTCGACATCTTCACCGGAAAGGGGCAGGACATGGTGTTCACCGTGTACGGCGACCACTGGCGCAAGATGCGGCGGATCATGACCGTGCCCTTCTTCACCAACAAGGTGGTACAGCAGAACCGGCAGGGGTGGGAGGAGGAGGCGCAACAGGTGGTGGAGGACGTCAAGCGGGACACCCAGGCGGCCACCCAGGGGATCGTTCTACGCCGCCGGCTGCAGCTGATGATGTACAACAACATGTACCGGATCATGTTCGACTACCGGTTCCAGGGCATGGACGACCCCCTCTTCAACAAGCTCAAGGCCGCCAACGGCGAGCGCAGTCGCCTCGCCCAGAGCTTCGAGTACAACTACGGCGACTTCATCCCCATCCTGAGGCCCTTCCTCAGGGGCTACCTCAGAAAGTGTCAGGATCTCAAAGACAGCCGCCTCAAGCTCTTCAACGACCACTTCGTCGCGGAGAAGAG GAAGAAGATGGAGGAACTGGGATCCAAGATGGAGCTCAAGTGCGCCATCGATCACATCTTGGACGCGGAGAGGAGGGGAGAGATCAACTACGACAACGTTCTGTACATCGTCGAGAACATCAACGTCGCAG CCATCGAGACGACGTTGTGGTCCATCGAGTGGGGGGTGGCGGAGCTGGTGAACCACCCTGGGATCCAGCGCAAACTCCGGCAGGAGCTGGACGCCGTGCTCGCCCCGGGCGTGCCGATCACGGAGCCGGACATCCCGAAGCTGCCCTACCTGCAGGCGGTGATCAAGGAGACCCTCCGGCTGCGCATGGCCATCCCCCTCCTCGTCCCCCACATGAACCTCCACGACGCCAAGCTCGGCGGCTACGACATCCCCGCCGAGAGCAAGATCCTGGTCAACGCCTGGTGGCTCGCCAACAATCCCGCCAACTGGAAGAACCCGGAGGAGTTCCGGCCGGAGCGGTtcctggaggaggaagccaaggtGGAGGCCAACGGCAACGACTTCCGGTACCTGCCCTTCGGCGTGGGCCGCCGGAGCTGCCCCGGCATCATCCTCGCGCTCCCCATCCTCTGCATCACCCTCGGTCGCCTGGTGCAGAACTTCGAGCTTCTGCCGCCGCCGGGGACCGACCAGGTGGACACCACCGAGAAGGGCGGCCAGTTCAGCCTCCACATACTGAAGCACTCCACCATCGTCTGCAAGCCCAGAGCGTGA